A window of Companilactobacillus allii genomic DNA:
AATCATGTAGCAGAAATGGTTGAAAGATCAGAGGATAATAATCAACTAGATGATGTGGATGTATCGGTATTTGATGGCTTACCAAATGATAGTGTTGAATTGGCAGGAAGAGTTATTGATGAAATTGGTAATTTAAAAGATCAAGAGAAATATATATTAGCAGTGCATTTTGAAGTTGCACGTAAATAAGGAGGAAACAAAGATGGTTAAAATTGTTATTGCAGACAGAATGGGTAAAGGTCAAAAAGTTGCTAAGGGCGTAGAAAATGCCGGAGGAGAAGTTTATGTTGTTCCTGGTATGGGAGCAGATATGCGCTTAGGAGACGAAATGAAAAAGCGTAATGCGGATATTGGTATTTCGTTTTGTGGAAGTGGTGGCGCAGGAGCAATTACTGCGAAGAACAAATATGGATATTCAGAACGCCATAGTATGCGATCGGTTCAAGAAGGAATAACAGCAATTGAAGATGGCATTCAGGCACTAGGCTTTGGATTTATGGATAAAGAAGAATTAGGTACCAAATTAGTTGAAACATATAACCGTGTTCATTCGTAGAAATTGAGGATAATAAAATGGATAACTCTCAAAAAATAACTAATGAAATAATTCAAGTATCTGGAATGGGCCAAGACAAGCAGGAAGCGGTAGCAGATGGTCTATCTAAAATATCTAAAATCGTTAGAAAGAAAAATGAAATTACAGTACAAATCACGCCACTTTCTATAGAGATTGATAAAGCAGAGTGTAAAGAATATACAGAGCGTTTTCTTTTTATTTTTCTACCCAGGAAGAGAAGTATTTACAATGTTTCAATGAGTATAAAGATAGAAATCAAGTACATGGATTTATCAGAAATAGACTTCACTGAGAAACAAATAAAAGATCCCAATGGTGTTAGGTTACCAGGACTGAATTCATTGAGAAGTAGTAAGGGGAGTTAGACATGACAATACTTGTCATTTTATTGAAATCAATTTTAATTGGTGGACTAGTTGGATTTGCGGCAGGAATGGGAGCCGCCAGAATGTTTAATGCACCAACGGTACAAGCACTTGGAGCCTTTAGAACTTTGGGTGAAATGAACGCGTGTGAAGGTGATCCAGCATCTCATTTTTCTTTTGGATTAGGTTTTTTCTTTAATGCTTGGGCATCAACAGTTGGTGCGGGTGCATTTACACAAGATGTTACTCATCGTGTAATACCAAACTGGGCTGCATCGGTCTTATTATTAAAAGATAAAAAAGTTGAAAATACAGTTCATAATCCTAAGAAGATGGCAATTGCCGGTGCCATTATTGGTATTATCGTAGTTTCCTTCTTAAATACGACCGCTTCAGCTATTCCTAAGTCACTTCAAGTTACTGCTGTAAAGGTTCTTGTTCCAGCTGCAGAGTTACTTATTAATATTGTGATGCCTATCATATTTTGGTTATCTGCAATTGACGCTGGTAGACGTTCAGGACTATGGGCAACAATTTTCGGTGGTCTCTCAGCAATGATTATGGGAAATGCAGTTCCAGGAGTTGTTTTAGGTATTCTAATCGGTAAAGGTGTTGATGAACTTGGCTGGGTACGTATTACTAAAGTTATGTTTGGAGCGGTTATTGTACTGTTTGTTTTAAGTGCATTCTTTAGAGGATTTGATATTCAGATGATTGAAAGTTTCAAGCTTCAGGTTCCAAGTTTTATAACTAATATGCATAATGTATTCAATATCAAGTAGGAGGGGAAATCATGGATGAAGAAAAAACAATGGAAATAGATAAAAAAAGTTTTTGGTATTCTGAATGGTCATTCCCAATTTTAGTCGGAATAATGTCGGCAGGGGTTTTTGCTGGTACACATATGTATTTTGTCTATAATGTTGGAGCGTTTAATGAAGTGGCTATTGTTGCAATGTTAAAAGCTGGAATGGATGGTGGATCGTATGGTGCGGCTGCCGCATTTGGTGCAAGTTTCCTATTTGCCCGTATTCTGGAAGGTTCATTAGTGGGAATTTTAGATTTAGGTGGTTCAATTTTAACCGGTGTTGGTATTGGAATTCCTGCAATTTTATTAAGTATTGGTTGGAAGGCCCCTATCACCAATTTCACATTATCAATTACAACAGGGTTAGTTTTAGGATTAATAATTGGTGGGATTATTACTTTGGTTCGTAAATATACCATTAATCAATCAAACGCTACATTTGGAGCTGACGTTATGATGGGTGCTGGTAATTCATCGGGACGTTTTCTAGGACCATTAATTATTATCAGTGCTACTACAGCCTCGATTCCTATTGGAATTGGTTCTGTCATAGGAGCGGTTATCTTTTACTTATGGAAGAAGCCTATAGCTGGTGGAGCAATTCTGGGGGCAATGATTTTTGGAGCATTTTTCCCAGTATCATTAAAATAATTATTTTTTGAGGGAGTTTTATTATGTCAAACATACCTAATTTTTATAAGGATCGTGTTGCATTGAATGTTTTGGCTGGATCAGTTCAAAATGCTAGTGAATGCTATGAAGCCGCTGAACATCACATTGTGCTTGGGGTTCTATCGAAGAACTATGGTAATGATGAATTAGCTATTGAAGATATGAAATTGTATCAAGCAGAAACTGATAATGCTCTTTCAGTTGGCTTGGGTGCTGGTGATCCAAACCAAAGCCAAATGGTAAGCAGAATTTCAGCAAAATTACAACCTCAACATATTAATCAAGTATTTACTGGTGTTGGAACAAGTAGAGCACTGCTAGGCCAACAGGATACATTTATTAATGGTCTGGTTTCACCTACGGGTAAAGTTGGACTTGTAAATATTGCCACTGGTCCATTGAGTAGCAAACAACCCACCGCTGAAGTTCCTGTTGAGACTGCCATAGCTTTATTAAAAGATATGGGAGGTAGTTCAATTAAGTTTTTCCCAATGAATGGTTTGAATCATATTGATGAATTCAAAGCAGTTGCTAAAGCTTGTTCTGACAATGATTTCTATCTTGAACCTACTGGTGGTTTGAATCTTGAGAATTTTGAAGAAATATTTCAGATTGCTGTAGATGCTGGTGTGAAGAAAATTATTCCACATGTTTATAGTTCAATTATTGATAAGAGGACAGGTTACACGCGTCCAGAAGATGTAAAGTCGTTGTTTAAAATTGTTAAAAAAGTATTAGATTAATAATAAATCAAAACCAAAAAAGAAGAATTCATAGCTTATAATAGTAAGCATGAATTCTTTTTTGGAGGTAAGTACATGAAGGTATACTTTGTAAGGCATGGAATGACCATGTTCAACAAAATGAACAAGATGCAGGGCTGGTCGGATACGCCTTTGACAAATGAAGGTATATCAGTATTAGAAAGAACTGGTGAGTATCTAAAGGATACACACTTTGATGCTATCTACAGTTCAGATCTCAAGCGAGCAGTTGATACTGCCAATATTATTAAAGATAAGAATTTGACAAGTACCGCTGATATACAACAAAATAAAAACTTCCGAGAAATGTGCTTCGGTTCATTTGAAGGCGACAGTACTCCGATGGTCTGGGATATTGTTGTAGCAAAGTATAACAATCTAACCAAGGCAAAAATGGAAAACAATTTCTCAGCGATTGTAGCTAAAGGAACACTCAAAAAAGCTGACCCAATGAATCTGGCTGAAGATATAAACGATGTTGGTAAGCGCATTGAGGATGGATTACAACAATTACTTGATGAGAACAATCCTGATTCTACAGTTCTAGTTGTTACTCATGGAGCTTTTCTGGAAACACTTGTATTGAAGTATTTCAGTGATCAATATGATTTAACTAATGCATTTCCGGATAACGGTAGTATTACTGTAACTGACTTAACTAGGGACCATTTCAAGCTTGAAAAATTCAATATAGTTCCAAATTAAAACACTTCATTTTGAAGTGCTTTTTTATTCTAAAAATTACCGCCAGTTTGGGTAGATTTATTTGTAAGACTTTTTTTACCTTCTTGCCTAACAAACTTAATAAACTTTTCAACCTCAGGTTGTTCAAAATGCTTTTTTAATGTTGCCATATAAAAGACTCGTTTCCATTTTGGATATGAGATTGGAATAACTCGTAATGGCATACTATGTAGCAATTCCATGTCGGGCGTTATAGCGATACCAAAGTCATGAGCTACGAGTCCCGCCATTGCTTGATCCTCTTCAACTGAATACACTCCGATGGGATGTCCACCGCTGTCTTCAAACATTTTTTCGATTACTGAATAAAGACCGCTTCTCTTGGAAAATACCACTTGTGGATAGGGAAGCGTCTCTCTCAAAGTGAGGCTAGATTTGTTAGCTAATTCATGATGTAGCGGCGTTATGCAGACCATGTTTTGTTCCTCAATTGGAAAATAGTCAATATCACCGTATTCATCCATTCTAGAACAAAAAGCCACGTCATATTTACCGTCACGCAATGAATTCAAGATATCAGGTGAAAGTCCAGTATCGCTACTGAATTGAAATTTCACTGAGGTATCGTTAGTTTCTTGCTGGAATTTTTGGACGATACTTGGTAGCCAATCAATACTTAGAATTCGTAAAGCACCTATTTGGATAGTCGTCTTCTTACTGTTTAATTCTTCTATTTCAGAGACACTTCGATCTAGCTGTAATAATGCGTTGCCTACGCCTTTAGCAAATATTTTACCTGCGGTCGTCAATACAACGTTACGTCCTCTTTTTTCAAAGAGAGTGACGTTGATCTCAGATTCTAGAGAATGCATTGCCTTGGTCAAGCTTGGTTGTGTAATATGTAACAATTTTGCGGTTTGTGTGTAGTTTTCACTTTGTGAAAGCTCAATAAAATAGCGAAGATGATCTAAATTCATGATATAAAATCTCCTTTCCAGAGACGCTTGAAGCCCTGATATTACGACTATTCTCTAAATAATAATAGCTTTTAGCTATAAATGCAACACGAAAAAGCAATTGGACGGGCAAACTTGTTAACGGTTACACTATTGGCTGTAAACAAACATGTGAAAAATAATACATGCAAAAATAGAGAATATATTTGGAGGAATCAATCATGACAAAATCACATCCAATCACAATCAGTTCGTGGACATTAGGAGACAAGTGTAGTTTTGAAGATCGTG
This region includes:
- a CDS encoding SFCGS family glycine-rich protein — encoded protein: MVKIVIADRMGKGQKVAKGVENAGGEVYVVPGMGADMRLGDEMKKRNADIGISFCGSGGAGAITAKNKYGYSERHSMRSVQEGITAIEDGIQALGFGFMDKEELGTKLVETYNRVHS
- a CDS encoding DUF4312 family protein codes for the protein MDNSQKITNEIIQVSGMGQDKQEAVADGLSKISKIVRKKNEITVQITPLSIEIDKAECKEYTERFLFIFLPRKRSIYNVSMSIKIEIKYMDLSEIDFTEKQIKDPNGVRLPGLNSLRSSKGS
- a CDS encoding DUF4311 domain-containing protein; this translates as MTILVILLKSILIGGLVGFAAGMGAARMFNAPTVQALGAFRTLGEMNACEGDPASHFSFGLGFFFNAWASTVGAGAFTQDVTHRVIPNWAASVLLLKDKKVENTVHNPKKMAIAGAIIGIIVVSFLNTTASAIPKSLQVTAVKVLVPAAELLINIVMPIIFWLSAIDAGRRSGLWATIFGGLSAMIMGNAVPGVVLGILIGKGVDELGWVRITKVMFGAVIVLFVLSAFFRGFDIQMIESFKLQVPSFITNMHNVFNIK
- a CDS encoding DUF4310 family protein, giving the protein MDEEKTMEIDKKSFWYSEWSFPILVGIMSAGVFAGTHMYFVYNVGAFNEVAIVAMLKAGMDGGSYGAAAAFGASFLFARILEGSLVGILDLGGSILTGVGIGIPAILLSIGWKAPITNFTLSITTGLVLGLIIGGIITLVRKYTINQSNATFGADVMMGAGNSSGRFLGPLIIISATTASIPIGIGSVIGAVIFYLWKKPIAGGAILGAMIFGAFFPVSLK
- the dagF gene encoding 2-dehydro-3-deoxy-phosphogluconate aldolase translates to MSNIPNFYKDRVALNVLAGSVQNASECYEAAEHHIVLGVLSKNYGNDELAIEDMKLYQAETDNALSVGLGAGDPNQSQMVSRISAKLQPQHINQVFTGVGTSRALLGQQDTFINGLVSPTGKVGLVNIATGPLSSKQPTAEVPVETAIALLKDMGGSSIKFFPMNGLNHIDEFKAVAKACSDNDFYLEPTGGLNLENFEEIFQIAVDAGVKKIIPHVYSSIIDKRTGYTRPEDVKSLFKIVKKVLD
- a CDS encoding histidine phosphatase family protein, coding for MKVYFVRHGMTMFNKMNKMQGWSDTPLTNEGISVLERTGEYLKDTHFDAIYSSDLKRAVDTANIIKDKNLTSTADIQQNKNFREMCFGSFEGDSTPMVWDIVVAKYNNLTKAKMENNFSAIVAKGTLKKADPMNLAEDINDVGKRIEDGLQQLLDENNPDSTVLVVTHGAFLETLVLKYFSDQYDLTNAFPDNGSITVTDLTRDHFKLEKFNIVPN
- a CDS encoding LysR substrate-binding domain-containing protein, which translates into the protein MNLDHLRYFIELSQSENYTQTAKLLHITQPSLTKAMHSLESEINVTLFEKRGRNVVLTTAGKIFAKGVGNALLQLDRSVSEIEELNSKKTTIQIGALRILSIDWLPSIVQKFQQETNDTSVKFQFSSDTGLSPDILNSLRDGKYDVAFCSRMDEYGDIDYFPIEEQNMVCITPLHHELANKSSLTLRETLPYPQVVFSKRSGLYSVIEKMFEDSGGHPIGVYSVEEDQAMAGLVAHDFGIAITPDMELLHSMPLRVIPISYPKWKRVFYMATLKKHFEQPEVEKFIKFVRQEGKKSLTNKSTQTGGNF